CCACGGTTCCCTCTGTCAgtagccccctgccgccccccagtGCGCTGCTGCCGGACATGCTGGGCGTTATTATTCCACAGAGAAGCGGCTTTAATCACAGTAACAAAGAGCTAAAAACCTCCCTCCACAAACCCATTTACCTTTTAACCAGATTCTCGTAGGCAGCCTCCTTCTTCACCAGCTGCAACCAGAAGGGCACATTCAGCCCAGggcccagcctctccccaggctgtgTTGCTACCCTGAACTAGCAGCTGGGAGGAGGCAAAATCGCCAAGCCCCAGCAAGGGAAAGTGATTGTTTCAAAGGGCCTCCCCTTTCGGGTGGCGGAGGGGTGACAGCTCCTAGCACCCGGCACCCTGAACAGTCCCAAAGTGCTTTGTACTGTGGATATGAAATAGGAGAGTGAGGACTCCCAGCACtaccatgcagccacctctgcagtgCAACCTGGCAGCTGGCTAGCAGAGCACATCCTCACTGCGCAGTCATTTAGGGTAGAATGCGAATACTCATGCTGGGGCTCGCTGGGCTGCTGGGCTTGATGCCCCGAGTCTTACAAGTGCCACAGATTGAAGAGCCACATGCAGTCAGGACCTGCGAGTTATAATCCCCTCCAGCTGCCAGGAGCCCTCAGTGGCCGGACAACAGAGCCGGGCCCATGAACAGAGACCTCCAGGGCAGGCAGCCGTAGGTGACAGACAGAGGGGGCGAGTGAGCCTTCAGCGTCTCTCTGCGGGGCTGTTGCCCCGGGGGGTAGGTCAGGGAAAGCAGGGCCTGACTGGGGCGCTCTGCTGGGGGCGCTGTCCCCTCCCGTCACACCCCAGGGAGGGCAGGGTTTGGACACCCCAGGACGGGGCGAGGGGGTGCTGATTGGATACCTGCTGGCAGGCCAGGTGTAGCATGAAGAGACTGGGGCTGAGGCCGAGGACAGACTCCAGCTCTAAGGAATGAGATGGGACGCCAGCCTCTCCCCACCTCTAGGGCATTGATGAGACCCGCCCCCCATGCAGCTGGGAGCCGCTCAGCCCCACGGGCTGCTGCCAACGGGGCCCATGGGGCTTGGCGAGGCCCAGTTCGGCCTTCACAGGCAACCCCACAGGCCCCATTCCCCTCCGTTTTATGTGCTATGGGGCTGCCCTCctgcccacccctcctgggccctggatccatgccctgccccccatctctacaccctgctgcccacccctcctcagccctgggtccatgccctgccccccatctctacaccctctgcccacccctcctgggccctgggtccatgccctgccccccatctctacaccctcctgcccccctcctgggccctggatccatgccctgccccccatctctacaccctgctgcccacccctcctgggccctggatccatgccctgcccccatctctacACCCTGCTGCCCACCCCTCCTCGGCCCtgggtccctgccctgccccccatctctacaccctcctgcccagccctcctgggccctggatccatgccctgccccccatctctacaccctcctgcccagccctcctGGGCCCTGGGTCCctaccctgccccccatctctacaccctcctgcccagccctcctggggcctgggtccctgccctgccccccatctctacaccctcctgcccagccctcctggggcctgggtccctgccctgccccccatatctacaccctcctgcccccctcctgggCCCTTgatccattccctgccccccatctctacaccctcctgcccacccccccccggccctggatccatgccctgccccccatctctacaccctgctgcccaccccccccaggccctggatccatgcccttccccccatctctacaccctcctgcccaccccccccaggccctggatccatgccctgccccccatctctacaccctgcccgcccccccggccctggctccagcccggcccgtCGCCCCGTTCCACGCCCTACCTCCTCTTCCCTCAGGAGCTGCTGGCGCGAGGGGGCACTGCTGCTCTTGCCCAGCTTTTCCCTGCCAGGTGCCATTGTCACGGGGCAGGTGCTGGGCTCTGGGGCAGCTGCCGTCCTGTTACCGTTTGGCTCCCTGGTCACCATGGCAGCAGCACACGCTTTAGAACCGTGAGACAAAGCCAGAGGCTCTGCCTGGGGATCCGTGTTGCCCGGAGTGGGCAGAGCCGTTGTCGCCCCGTGGCTGGGGCCTGGGTGCTCACCAGTGCCCAGGATCCCCAATCCAAGGAGCGGCAGGAGACCCCTGCTCCATTAAAGGGCGAGGAGAGTTTAATGAGCCCCATGTGCGTGTCCCTGTCGCTTCCAATTGCCCGCTGCCCTGGAACCGCCCCTCCCGCTGCAGAAGGCAAGGGACAAACCCTGCTGCCCTCGGCCCGGGAGCGTCACCCGCCCGAGCCGGATCCTGTGAAGACGGCAGGGGAGCCCCCCCCAGGCAATCACGAAGGAAACGTTGCTCGCGGAGCAGGGCCCCACGCGCCGTGCGATGCACACACCTACCGTACGAAGCCGCTCCCTGCCCGTCGGCCAAGGCGCGGGGTGTCTCCAATGCCCAGGCAGCCTCAGTAGCTGACACTTGGTAACTGTGAGCCCCGTCTCGAACAGGGGCAGCAAACAGCCCTGAACCATCCACACTTGGCCCGACGGAAGGGCTGATGGCAGCTGGCAAAGAACCCAGGGACTGCACCCGACTGGCATGAACCGAGTGTGTGGCTGCCACCTTCCTCTGCAATGGATATGCCAACTCCAGAGCCTCTGGGTCCCCGCATGCCAcgctccatccccagccagcctgTGCAGGGCCCGCGCTCTCCAAGCGTGAGGATGGTACGAGGCAGGGCCGTTGTGGCGAGCTGAGTCACAGGCGCTTGCCTACGCCCTGCGACTGAGAATTTCTTCCAGGCCCCTCAGTCTGCATGAGGTGAGATACGGGCGTGCCCAGGAGCTAGATCAACACTGGCCGCCCCTAGCCCCCGTGCTCTCCCCCTGCCGTACGCACTTCAGCATCAGCCTGGGAAATACATTAAGACCCCCATTTCCAGTTCACAGGCCCGTACCCAACACTCCCGTCTCCCTCGGCGGGAGCAGCCCATCCCCACCATGGCAGCAGGCAGGGCGACGGGCAGGAAATACACTGGGCTAAAGGCACTCAGCTCTCGCCGAAGGGAAGAGTGGAAGGGCCCTGCCGCACTGGGGACTCCCATGAGCCCATAGCCAATGCAGAGGCACCATGCTGGGGGGAATCCCAGGGGCACAGTGGGTGGGCCAAAGGCATGTAACAattacccctcccccccgtcaATCCAGCCCCTTGTGGAGATTGTCCCTCCTCGGGGGAGATGTGCCATCTAGTGCTGCTGCTTTACATGCcaggatctccaagtgcttttCCCAGCCGTTAATGCTGCATCCTCACATCCCCGCAGGGCAGGGCCCAGGAACGTCAGACACGTACCCCCAAACCCATCTACAAAACTGAACTGCTCTTCCTGTGAGgcagcccccaccctcctgctCTGAGAGCCCATGCAGGAATGACCCCACCCCAACTGGTGCTGAGAAGGGGAGAGCGAGCCAAGCCTCTGCCTTTTCATCCCAGCAGGCAGAGTGGTGGGTCACCTCCTCTGCTCCCCACATGTAAAACAAGGACCCCCCTTTTCTCCCAGGGAGGTGGAGACAGGGAAAGGAGCATGTGATGCAGTGAGAATCCCAGCCGCCTGCTGTAGCGGTGTATAACGCCCCTGCTGTAGCCAGCTCCTGAGGGGAGGGGGCGCGGTGCAGAGCCCTTCGCCAGGGACGGGCCCACATTCCTGGcaaggggaggaggagctgcagcggaagcaggcaggcagcagagCCTTGGGGGCTCCCAGCTGTTCTTGGCCAGGTGATGCAGGAAGCTGCTCAGTGCAGGGACCTTTCTCGGAAGcccccacacccactccctgGAGAGCCCAGGCAACTGCACCAGCCACCTCCGCCCTGGGATCAGACACTTCCCCCCACAGCGGCTGGGCCAAGGTGCAGTCCTAGAGCTGACGGGAGGATCAGAGCAGGGGCTCCCTGCCATCGAAGAGCAACGGTGCATGTCGGCCACACGGGAACGTTccttttattaaacagcaatttaaaaagagagagcaggcctggctgccaggggcacctcctccagcccagagctggtGTCTGCCAAGCCCGGGTGACTGGCACCCAGTGCACTCAGCTTGCATGGGGACTGCCGTCAGCCTGGGAGCTTTCACCagaggctgtgctgctgccccttccccaggcgGCCTGCAGGAGTCCATGGTGAATGGCATGACGCGCTGGTGAGAGCAGGAGGGAACAGGGAAGGTTTTCGCCCAGCTGGGGCATGTGGAAGAGACAGTGAGCAGCAGCATCCTCACCCCCCAAGAGCAGGACACTGAGCCATTTactgtggggggggtggggtttaACCAGGCTCAAGatatcaaccccccccccccccaggtctaaAGGGCAATTCAAGCACAACAGGCTGACAAGGAGTGGGCGGATGGAACCACAGGCCCTGCTTGCATCAGAGGGAACCaacacttccccccgccccaggcattTACCCTTTGGAAATTTACCCAGCCAGTGGCTCCAGCGAGGAAGCCGGAAACCACCCCTGGCCTCAGCCCCCGAGCCATCGCTGGGAGTGATGGAGAGTCGGTGGAGTGAATGGAGCCAGCACAGTCAGTACAGAGAGGTGCAGGAGCACTGCCCTGGAGCAGTGTCTTTTATAAATACGCTGAAGCTACTCAAATGTTCTGTTCACAGGGCTAGGGGCTCCAGAGAGACACTAGCCACTAAAATGGGATTGCGTCTGGAATCTCTTCAGAGCCAAACTACAAGGCCCATGCCGGCTGCTGGTCAGGTCCCTGTTCTGCAGCCAGTACAAGCTTTGGAAAGGgcctcctgcctcctgcccagaggCCAGGTATCCCCAGCCATGATGTCGCTGTTAAATCCAACTCCATGCAGCAGAGAGTGACCCATGAGCCCAGTGACTTCCCGCCTTCCAGCTGCCGCCTGGACACGGACTGTTGCCAAACGCCCCTTCTGACTTGCCCCACCCAGCAAGGGGCTCTCAGTGGCAGGTCCCAGGAGCAGCGCTCCTGCCGCAGCTCACAGGGTGCTCTCCAGCGTGTTGTAGTTGTCCTTGAAGCTCTTCAGCTCCAGGAAGTGTTTGGCACGTTTGCTCTTCTGGCTGGAAGGCAGGTAGGTGACCTGGATGGTGGCTGGGTTGGAGACATCAGGCGAGAGCGTGAGGTCCTTCGCTGCCGACTGGTGCTGCCTCTGGCTGCTGCCTCCTCGCGCTTTGATACTGTGGAGAAAAAGGAGAGGTTACTGCATCCACCCGGAACAGACAGCAACCCTTCTGGAGCGAATGAGACAGCAAGAAGCCTAATGAGATGTGCCAGTCAGTTAAATCAATGGGTGCAGGCTCTCGGAAGGTAGGTCGGGGCAGGGTGTACTCATTAACCTGTACAAGGGACAGCCTAGGTGTGGTCAAGGAAAACACCACAAGGAAACTGAACAACGGACAGGACCAGAAGCCATGCTGGCTGCCACAGGTTGCAGGCCCCAGGCCACTCCTGACCTGAGCCCTACAGACGTTGCTTTTCTGTTGGTTTGGTTGCTCTGACTCTCAGCTCTGAGGTAAGGGCCTTAAGAACTAGGTCAAGTGGCTCCTTCCCTGACCCGATGCCTCAGGGAGACAGACTGCCTGCGTCCGGCAACCATGAAAGCACTAGGAACTCTGCTGGCTGGGGTTGTTTTGGGGGCCTTCTTAAAGGGGACACTTTGTCAatttggttttggcctctgccttCTCAGTCCCTGAACAGACACAGCCAGCTGCAGAATTTCGCCATCTACAACCCCCTTCAACGGATTGCCGTGCAGACCAAGGCCCAGACGTTAAACATCCCCATCGCCAGTTACACTTACATGTTCGCGAGCTCAGTCAGGGCACCCTGGTACTTCAGATATTCCGTCTTCCCAAAGACCTGAACACAAACAGAATAGCGCCTTAGAGATCCTGGATTCCGGGCATGCATTGTCCTTGGTCCTGTTCGCAGCAGCGGGCAGAACAGAGGGGAACTGTGGGCAATGCGGTGAGGCAAAAGACCTGGCTCTGCGGTAATCCACCCCCTTGGCAAAGACCAAAGAGAAGATCTGGGCTGACACTCACCCCTGTCCCATAGCGTGCAGTGTCATACCCATCCAGGAGGGTGTCAATCAAGGTTTTGCGGATGCCTCTGAATGGAGTGCTGGAATTTCTCAGCTCCAACAGGTAGGCATGGAAATTCTTTCCCATTAAGGACTGGGGGTGTCGGCCTTCTACATAAAATGGGATCTCTGAAAAAACAAAGCAACACATGATGCCAGCGATGGGCGGGTATGagtgtgacacacacactccagggGCCTGGAAGAGAGCCTGTCCTCGTGAGTGACCCAAACCATCCAACTAACTCCTCCGGCTGCACCTCTGCCTTTCTGACGGAGGCACCATACAGCAGAGACCAGGTTCTTGCTGCAGGCAGAGAGACTGAAGCTAGGATGGTTCAACGAATCACTGCATCAAAAGGGAGCACAAGACAGACACTTTACAGCCTAAGTCTGCAGACGCCTTTACTAATTTGGGGAGTTTCTCAGAAAATCAAGCCCCAGTGTCTCAAACTGGACTCCCCCACCCCGACAGTGAGACACACAACCATGTGGGATCCCTTCGGAAAGCCAGGCGGCGTAGTATTTGAAGAATGTCTTTTCCTGTGACACTGCAGATAATTTAGAAAGGAAAGACTCAGTGTAAATCACTTCCCATGGCTTCTGCTGTCTGTTACGTTCTGTATTTGACTCACCATGGACACTGACTAACCAGATCAAATTAGCTTCTACTTGACTTTATTTGTGTCGCATACTAGTTTTCATGTTCTAGCACAGAAGTTCTCAACCTTTCCCTCTAGCAGACATCTCTACCCCATCTAGTGAGGACCCCAATTCCTTAGCTGGGAACCCCTCCCACCTAGGGATATGGTGGCAGCCCCCAGGCTGAGAACCCTTGTGATAGCACAAGGCTTTTGGCCTAGGCTCCAGGGCCATGTCCCCGACTGGCCACGCTCCCCACCTACAGACTCTCTCTTACCAGAagctctgattgcatccagtgccTTCATTCTGTACAAGTAGTTATAGCAACCTGGAAAAGACAACACACAAACTGGTCTGGAGAAagaaaacacacatacacacacacacaagctggcACAAGTGGGGGCTGTGTGAACAGGAGATTATCCCCTTGGAGCCTTTCCCCCGCAATGAGGCTAGCCCCGTGCAAATCGCAGAATGACACTAATCCGATTATGCAGCACCAATGGTAACTGACAATCAGTTTCCTTTGTCTGGGGGTTTCTGCTCTGCTTGGTGAGAAAGGTAAAGCCTGGCGTGTCAGAGCAGAGGTGGCCCAGACAGCTATACACCATAGGCTGTGGCTGCCTTCCTGTGATATGGCAGAGGGGAACAACAGCTCCCTACATGCTAGTCTCCATTTTGAGCTGAATGGCTTCATTTCAGCCTGTGTGGTGGGAGCCTTGGTCCCCACAGGCTGCTTCTGTGTATTAAAGACAGGGACAGGCCCGCAATCGGCTTGATTTTAACCAAGTCAGAGTACGGGTTAGGGATCCTGCCAGGTTCTGATGTGACAGGCTGCTTGGTAACCATGAGCAGTTCAGCAACGGCACCGCCTGTCCCACGGGGAAGGACTGGGCCCAGAACAACACTGCAGCAGGTCAGTTAATACTATGGGAAGAGCCTGACAGGCTCAAAAGCTGGCAGTGTAACTTCAGCATTCCCAGGTTCTGAGCGCAGTAGCGGGGATGATGTTTGCACTGTGGAGGTTGGAAGGCTGAACAGGAAGCCCCTGGATcatcctccccctccacccaatATACTCATCAATAAGTTAGGGTGCATAGATTTAGACGACACAGTACATTGGCTTCCTGGTGTCTCTAGCTGCAGGAGCCTGGCATCATCTTCAGCTAGCAGTCGGGGTTCATACTTAATGTCCTGTACCCTTGAGAGGCGAACATCAATTTCCTCTTTCAGGTCCTGTCCAGAAGAGAACAAGAGCATCTTACATTTATAGAGCACcctccttcccaaagcacccaTGAATCCCAATAGACAGGGACCACTGCACCCAGCCCTGAGATGCAGCAATTACTTAACAATAGAGAGTAGCACTCTGCAACCATTTAAACCAGGAAGTGAAGATTCCCATAGTCAAGGAGAATTCAGAGAGTCAGAGCACAGCTATCAGGCCTGGTGTCCACTTAGAAGTTAGATCAACATAGCTATGGCcctctggggtgtgaaaaattcacacctcaGAGCCGCACTAGCCCCAAGTGTAGGCACAGCTAGGTCAACTGAAAACTTTCATTGACCCAGCCAGCACAGGACAGGTGGAGTTCCTACTGCAACAGAGAAACCCCTTTGGTCACTGCAGGAAGATTCTGCGCTACAGCCCTACGGAGCCAGAACTGTGGTGCTGTAGCGCTCAGAGTGCAGACGTGGCCATCAGAGCTTTCCTTGAGCCAGGACACCACAGCTAATGTCCTGACTATTACAAAGTGCATCACAGAATCTTTAACGAGAGCACTGATTTTAAAACTCATCAGAAAGATGGTATCCTCCAGGAGCAGGGTATTCCCtagctccaggctggagcagcaggTTCAGTAGTGAATCATGGGGAAAAGAAGGGCCAAGACCATTTCCTGCAGCACCTGGCTAGTCCCTAAAGGTCTCCCATCTAAGAACTGGCCCCATCTGGCCCTGTTTAGCTTGGGATATAGCTGCAGCATACAAAAATAGGAAGCATCAATAAACACAAAGCCTTATCTAAATAAGCAAATTGATCGCCCAAAGCataacctccccctgcagccaatCGGAGGCAAACCCCCCAAACAGACCTTGGGGGCATGTTGTCCAACTGGCACATGGGGCCCCCGGCGGGACTTCATGGCGAAGCGCATTATCTGTCTTTTCACAAAGATGAACAGCAGCACAAACACCTAGTTAAGCGCAGCGAAAAGACAAGCTGTTAGAACCCAGCAGAGCCAAAATACTGTTACCTCGGAGGCCAAAGCACTTGCCGAGCCGGCACTGGGGACCCGTCGCCCCGTCTGCAACGAGTCAAGCCTGGAGCTTCCAATACCGTGTTACCCCACGCTGGCTTTGGCAGCTCCCGTAGGACAAGTCTCCAACAGCGGAGAAGcctagggtgtgggggggttgatTTCACAGCAGCGGATGTGGCGCCCGAGTGTACAGCCCGCAATGGCCATTTCAAAGGGGCTGCGtcccctgtgggggaggggctgttggaGACATCTCACAACTCTCCCCACTGCGGGGCCTCCCAATCTCCCCCCCGCTCCGGCTGGCAGGGAGACCCCGAGACGGGACCCCCCCACTGCAGGGCCTCccaatccccccccccgggctggcagggacCCCGAGACGGGACCCCCCCACCGCGGGGCCTCCCAATCTCCCCCCCGCTCGGGCTGGCAGGGACCCCCAGAGACGGGAGCCCCCCA
This genomic window from Mauremys mutica isolate MM-2020 ecotype Southern chromosome 17, ASM2049712v1, whole genome shotgun sequence contains:
- the C17H1orf43 gene encoding protein C1orf43 homolog, yielding MATSNSNWLSGVNVVLVMAYGSLVFVLLFIFVKRQIMRFAMKSRRGPHVPVGQHAPKDLKEEIDVRLSRVQDIKYEPRLLAEDDARLLQLETPGSQCCYNYLYRMKALDAIRASEIPFYVEGRHPQSLMGKNFHAYLLELRNSSTPFRGIRKTLIDTLLDGYDTARYGTGVFGKTEYLKYQGALTELANIIKARGGSSQRQHQSAAKDLTLSPDVSNPATIQVTYLPSSQKSKRAKHFLELKSFKDNYNTLESTL